The segment GTTGCACTACTAATAGACACTGGGCAATTAACTAATACAATAGTAAATTTTACAGGAATAGACTTGCTTCCCACATTAGGTAAGTTTGCTTTGGGTATTCTTCCCAATTGAACTTGAATGTTTTTTGATTCAGTCTTTACTTCGCAAGCCTGATCAATTATTTCACCAATAAATTCTATAGTTCCATCAGCAGAATAAGATGAAGATATTGGGAGAAAGGATATACAGGCAACCAGTGCCATGAATATTTTATTTGTCATATTTGAATCCTCTAAAAATAATATGGTAATTAAATTGAATGCTGCTTGTATTAATTTTAGAAGAGTTTTAATAATTTACTGCTATTTTTGTTTTATTTTACTTTAATTGATTTGACGTATTTTAAATATAAACAATTGAGCGTGGTTTCTAAAATTAACAATGGGTTTTTTAGACTATCAAATAAATATGAATTATTATTTATAGGTAGAAAAATATTCGATTCTGATTATTGGAATATCAGCATTCAAAGTAGGAATAGCCCATAAGGGCTACTCTTCAATACCTAGTTCTTTTAATTTTCGTGTTAGGGTATTTCGTCCCCAGCCTAATAAACGAGCCGCTTCTTGTTTATGTCCGTGGGTGTATTTGAGAGCGCAATTGAGCATCGTTTTTTCTAATAACGGCATGGCATCATTAAATAAGTCTTGCTTGCCTTCGCTTAAGGCGGACTCAGTCCATTTTTCTAATAGATCAAACCAAGTAAGGTTAGGATCTTGAGGGGAGATAGAGGATGACGCGGGATCTTTCGCTGACTTGTTGGATTCTTGCTTAGTAAACAGATCGCTCGGTAAATCTTGCGGAAGTACCTCTTGGCTAGCAGCCATTACGGTTAGCCAACGGCAGACGTTCTCCAATTGGCGCACATTCCCCGACCAAGAATAGCGTTGAAGAATTTTAATGCTGTCAGGGTGCAGAGCCTTGCTCTCTACCCCTAACTCTTTGGCAGTATTTTGCAAAAAGTAATGAGCGAGGCGCGGAATATCTTCAACGCGCTCACGTAATGGCGGAAGTTGCACGCGGATAACATTCAGTCGATGGAATAAGTCTTCGCGGAATAACCCTTCTTCCACGCGTTTTTCTAAATTTTGGTGCGTTGCGGCGATAATCCGCACATCGACCTTAACAGGGGTATAGCCACCAATTCGGTAAAATTGCCCTTCAGCCAGTACTCGCAATAAGCGCGTTTGCACATCCAGCGGCATATCACCGATTTCATCGAGGAATAGAGAACCTCGATTGGCTTGTTCAAAACGTCCTTGGCGAACTTGGGATGCGCCTGTAAAAGCCCCTTTTTCATGCCCAAAGAGTTCGGATTCAATTAAATCTTTTGGAATAGCCGCCATATTTAAGGCGATAAAAGGTTCGTTGGCGCGTGGGCTGTGTTGATGCAAAGCGTGGGCTACCAGCTCTTTACCCGTTCCAGATTCCCCGTTGATAAGTACACTAATTGAGGAGCGGGAAAGACGCCCAATGATCCGATACACCTCCTGCATGGCAGGGGCTTCGCCGATCATGGTAGATGAAATTACGGGAGCTTGCGGTTTGTCGCTTACTGCGCTGTTTTGTTCTCGACTATGGTTTAACGCGCGTTCCACCAAGGCGACGGTTTCATCAATATCAAAGGGCTTAGGGAGATAGTCAAAAGCGCCAGATTGATAAGCGTTAACGGCGGCATCTAAATCGGAATGCGCGGTCATGATGATAATCGGCAGTAATGGATGTGACTGTTTTAACTGGCTGAGTAAGGCAAGTCCGTCCATGCCCGGCATGCGAATATCGGAGAGTAGTACGTCAGGGACGTCATTGTTGAGGGCGGTAAGCACCGCATCGGCGCTGTCAAAACAGGTGCAATTAAGTTCGGCACTGTTGAGTGCGCGCTCCAGTACCCAGCGAATTGAACTGTCGTCATCAACAACCCAGATTTTTCCCTTCTGCATGGCTATCTCCTATTTTTTGATGGGTAGATAAATAGAAAACTCGGTGTGACCCGGCCAACTGGTAAACTCAATTTTCCCCGCATGTTGATCCACTAAGCTGCGTGCAATAGATAAGCCTAAGCCGGTGCCATCAGGGCGACCACTAACCATCGGGTAAAATAGCGTATCTTGGATAGCAAGTGGAATACCGGGGCCGTTATCTTCAATATCAATCCGTGCAGCCAGCCTATAGCGCTCCCCTTGCAGCATCACTTGAAATGCAGTACGAGTACGTAAAGTGATGGTGCCACCCGTATCGCCAAGAGCTTGCAAGGCATTACGCGTGATGTTGAGCAGCACTTGCTCCACTTGGTCTGGATAATATTCAAGGTCGGGGAGGCTTGGATCGTAATCACGAACCAGCGTGACATTGTCCGGTTTTTCTAACCCGACTAAGCGCATCACATTTTCCACACTATGATGGATACTTTGCTCGGTTTTTGGTCCCGGATATTGAGGGCCTAGTAGCCTATCGACTAAGGCACGTAGGCGGTCGGCTTGCTCAATAATCACTTGGGTATATTCATTTAGCTGCGGGTCGGGCAGCGCCTTAGACAATAATTGCGCCGCGCCACGTAATCCCCCTAATGGGTTTTTGATTTCATGAGCAAGTCCACGGATCAATTCACGGGCAGCAAGCTGCTGGGCATTTTGCGCTAACTCTTGGCTAAGGCGTCGCTGGCTATCCAATTGGGACAGCTCGACAAGAATAAATTGGTCAGATAGGGGCTGAGCACTCAAAGACATCATGTGAGAGTGGTTATTAAGCACCAGTGTCACTTCGTTTTCGGTAAAACTGTGACCGGTTTTGAGGCTATTAAGCATCTGCTCATCATTTAATGAACAATAGTTGAATAGTAACGGGAGCGGGGTGCCATAGAGCTTACGGGGGCTTTGTGCCAAAATTTGTAAGGCAGCATGGTTGGCATAATGGATAATTAAATTGTAATTCAGCACTAATACGCTGTTAATTAAGGAATCGAGGAGATGTTCGGGGACAGGTAAATGCTCGGCTTTCATGTAATATTGCTCCTGCACTATTTTGGTGCATTATACGTTATTTACTGATTAACCGATACGTCGAAGCCAATATTTGCTGTTTATCACTCGGTGCAGAGAAAAGGCCCCATCCAAAGATGGGGCAAGTGCTTCACGGCAACAAAGACTATCAGTGGAACGGCGTGTTACGCACTGTAGTACATTTCAAATTCGAGTGGGTGTGGTGCCATACGAACGCGTTGGATATCGGCACGCAGTAATTCGATGTAAGCGTCGATAGCGTCGTCAGTAAATACACCACCACGAGTTAAGAACTCACGGTTTTTATCCAGTTCAGCCAGAGCTTCTTCTAAAGAGTTCGCAACAGTTGGGATCTCTTTTGCTTCTTCTGGCGGTAAGTCGTACAGGTTTTTGTCCATTGCATCGCCTGGGTGGATCTTGTTGATGATGCCATCAAGACCCGCCATTAACTGAGCAGCAAACGCTAAGTATGGGTTAGCTGCTGGGTCTGGGAAGCGAACTTCGATACGACGTGCTTTAGTGCTTGCAACCACTGGGATACGGATAGAGGCAGAGCGGTTACGTGCAGAGTAAGCCAGCATTACTGGTGCTTCAAAACCTGGGACTAAACGCTTGTAGGAGTTAGTCGTTGGGTTAGTGAATGCGTTCAGTGCGCGAGCGTGTTTGATGATACCGCCGATGTAGTACAGCGCCATCTCAGATAACCCGCCGTATTTGTCGCCTGCAAACAGGTTCACGCCACCTTTAGATAAAGACATGTGGCAGTGCATACCGGAACCGTTATCACCAACTAATGGTTTTGGCATAAAGGTTGCGGTCTTGCCGTATGCGTGTGCAACGTTATGGACAACGTATTTGTAAATTTGTGTCTCATCCGCCTTTTTGGTCATGGTGTTAAAGCGAGTTGCGATTTCGTTTTGGCCTGCAGTTGCCACTTCATGGTGGTGAGCTTCAACCACTAAGCCCATCTCTTCCATTGTGGTACACATAGCTGAACGTAAATCTTGTGATGAGTCTACTGGTGGTACTGGGAAGTAACCGCCTTTTACAGCTGGACGGTGACCTTTGTTACCGCCTTCGTATTTAGTGCCAGTGTTCCATGCGGCTTCGATATCATCGATGTGATAGTAGCTGCTGTGCATGCTGTTGCCGAAGCGGATGTCATCGAACACGAAAAATTCTGGTTCAGGCCCAAATAACACCATATCCGCAATGCCGCTAGAGCGCAGGAAATCTTCAGCGCGTTTAGAGATAGAGCGAGGGTCGCGATCGTAACCTTGCATAGTGCCCGGTTCTAAAATGTCGCAACGAATGATTAAGGTATTATCGGCGTAGAATGGGTCTAACATTGCGGTAGATGCATCTGGCATCAATACCATGTCAGACTCGTTGATGCCTTTCCAGCCACCGATGGATGAGCCATCAAACATTTGACCTTCTTCAAAGAAGTCTTCGTCAACTTGATGAGCAGGGATAGTGATGTGTTGCTCTTTACCTTTAGTATCAGTAAAACGCAGATCAATAAATCTTACATTGTGCTCTTCGATTAACGATAAAACATGTTTAGCGGACATTCTCGGCTCTCCTGGTCGGGTCTAATCAACTTACGCAGCAATTAAGGTGTGCATAAGTTGGTTTATCTGGCTTCGCAAGATTAATGATTATTTCATTAATCTTATTGCAAGCTCTCTAGGGTTATATAAGCGAAAAGCGTGCCAACTTTTAAAATCATCGTAAATGGGGATGATGACAAGAAGATGGCAAGGATTAGGCTAAAAAATAGTCTATCACTGCGCTGTATTGGTGCAAGGAAAAGATTTATTGCACCAACATGGTGCGACAAATGGAGGGCGGAAACAAAAACGGCGTAGTGCTATTGATTGGCACCACACCGTGAGTATTTTTAGAGATATAAAAAGGTTTATTCGTCATTACTGTCAGTTAATAACGCATTCACCTCTTCAATCTGTTTGACGGCATCATTGATGATCGCCGCAATTTGATGAGTTTGTTCTTCATTTAATTGCTTGAGCACCATTTTATGGCGGAGCAAGGCTTTAAAACGGCTCACTGCCATCTCGATATCTTCCGATAAGTTGCTGCCTTGCTGTAGCTCACGGGCTTTCGCTAATTTACGGCTGATAACGGCTTCAGTTTCTTTATTCTGCGCGAGGTGTTCAGTTCCTTCAGGAGTAATAGAGAAACTTTTGCGGTTACGCTCGACAATGTTCGATTCCAAAAAGCCTTGTTCTTCTAATAGCGTTAAGGTTGGGTAGATGACCCCTGGGCTTGGTACATATAAGCCATTAGATGCTTCTTGGATGTCTTTGATGATTTCATAGCCATAGCTTGGTTTTTTTGCCACTAAAGAGAGCACCATAATGTGCAGATCTCCATGGTCAAATAGGCGACGTAAGCCTTTACCGCGCCCACGACGGCCTTCGCCGTGACAGCCTTCACCGTGTCCGCGACCATGACGGCCTTCGCCGTGACAGCCTTCACCGCGTCCACGACCGTGACGGCCTTCGCCGTGGCAACCTTCACCATGTCCACGACCCTGACGGCCTTCTCCGTGTCCATGACGACCCTCGCCGTGACAACATTCCCCGTGGTCATGACCATGGCGATGTTCTTGGTGCTCGCCATTATGGCAGCAGCCACCGTGTCCTCGTTGATGTTCGTCATGATGTGAGGCATAAACATGACGGCATTGATGTATTCTCATAGGAACCTCTGTTATTATTTCGATATATCTAAATTGCGTTATAGGTTCACTTTATTCCGATATATCTAAACTGTCAAATTAGATATATCTAAATAATAAAAAATGCATTGAAATGAGTGATAGACGAAGAAAGTTTATTTTTTATTCTTTTTTTCGGCTGCTAATATTTCCTTTTTAGCGTATTATCCTGCCACTTTGTGATTTCCTAGTGCTGATAATTGCTATTTTTTTGAGCATCTTTGCACGACGACGCAACTGAATGTTTTTTAGCTAAAAACTTTTTTAATAGTGATGGCTTTCACATTTATTCCACTTGTGTGGAAAAACGTGTAAAATAACAGCAAATTAACGTAGAAAGTATGCTTTGGGCATTACAACAACTCATAAAGCATATTCCTTTCCTGTCAATTAAACGGTAAAAATCCTTGTCAATTCAAAACTTAAGAAACATCGCCATCATCGCTCACGTTGACCATGGCAAGACAACACTGGTTGGTAAATTACTGCAACAGTCCGGCACATTCGGTGAACGTGAAACTGTTGATGAGCGTGTTATGGACTCCAATGACTTGGAGAAAGAGCGTGGTATTACAATCCTTGCTAAAAACACCGCTATCCAATGGAATGGTTATCACATCAATATCGTAGACACCCCAGGTCACGCCGACTTTGGTGGTGAAGTTGAACGTGTTATGTCCATGGTTGACTGCGTTCTGCTGGTTGTTGATGCGATGGACGGCCCAATGCCACAAACTCGCTTCGTAACGCAAAAAGCGTTCGACCACGGTTTACGTCCAATTGTTGTTATCAACAAAGTTGACCGCCCAGGCGCACGTCCTGATTGGGTTGTTGACCAAGTATTCGACTTATTCGTGAACTTAGGTGCTACGGATGAGCAATTAGATTTCCCTATCGTTTATGCATCTGCATTAAACGGTATCGCTGGTCTTGACCATACTGATATGGCTGAAGACATGACTCCACTGTACGAAGCTATCGTGGAACACGTTGAGCCACCAGCAGTTGATCTGGACGGTCCATTCCAGATGCAAGTTTCTCAGTTAGATTACAACAGCTACTTAGGTGTTATCGGTATCGGCCGCATCAAGCGTGGTACTGTTAAACCTAACCAACAAGTGACTGTTATCGATAGCGAAGGTAAAACTCGCAACGGTAAAATCGGTAAAGTTCTGACTCACTTAGGTTTAGAGCGTATTGATTCACAACAAGCTGAAGCGGGCGACATTGTTGCACTGACTGGTTTAGGTGAACTGAACATTTCTGACACTATTTGCCAAGTGGGTAACGTTGAAGCACTGCCTGCACTGGCGGTTGATGAGCCTACAGTTAGCATGTTCTACTGTGTTAACACCTCGCCATTCTGTGGTAAAGAAGGTAAGTTCGTTACTTCACGTCAAATCCTTGACCGTCTGAATAAAGAACTGGTTCACAACGTTGCACTGCGTGTTGAAGAAACTCAAGATCCAGATGCATTCCGCGTTTCTGGTCGTGGTGAGCTGCACTTATCTGTTCTGATCGAAAACATGCGTCGTGAAGGTTTCGAATTAGCTGTTTCTCGTCCAAAAGTTATCGTTCGTGAAATCGATGGCCGTAAACAAGAGCCATTTGAACAAGTGACTTTGGATGTTGAAGAACAAAACCAAGGCGACGTGATGAAAGCGTTAGGTGAGCGTAAAGGTGACCTGCGTGACATGATGCCAGACGGTAAAGGTCGTGTACGTTTAGACTACATCATTCCTAGCCGTGGTCTGATTGGCTTCCGTACTGAGTTCATGACTATGACTTCAGGTACTGGCTTACTGTACTCTACATTCAGCCATTACGACGATGTTCGCCCAGGCGAAATCGGCGGCCGTCAAAACGGTGTTCTGATCTCTAACGGTCAAGGTAAAGCAGTTGCATACGCACTGTACAGCCTGCAAGATCGCGGTAAGTTATTCTTAGGTCACGGTGCTGAAGTGTATGAAGGCCAAATCATCGGTATTCACTCACGTTCTAACGACCTGACTGTTAACTGCTTAACCGGTAAAAAACTGACTAACATGCGTGCGTCAGGTACTGATGAAGCGACAACTCTGTCACCACCTATCAAAATGACTCTGGAACAAGCTCTTGAGTTTATCGATGATGATGAATTAGTTGAAGTAACTCCGCTGTCAATTCGTCTGCGTAAGCGTCACTTGACAGAGAACGATCGCCGTCGTGCTGGCCGTTCTAAAGAAGATTAATCGTTAGTCTTTGAATTAAAATAGAAGGTGCCAAATATGGCACCTTTTTTTATGCACAAAAATCGAGCGATAGACAAATTTAGTTATATCAGCAGATAAAATTTGTTTATCTAGACACAAACACAGTTCCTCTAGCCAATTTGCTTAATCGATAAATTGAAAAAATAACCTTAATAATCCTCAATTAGGGCTGTTCAGTTGCCTCAATAATGATTAAAGTAAATTTAATGAATAACTAAGAGGACAATTTATGCTGTATATCTTCGATATGGGTAATGTGATTATTGATATCGACTTCAATCGTGTGTTTGATAAGTGGTCTGAACTGAGTGGTACCCCAAGTTCAGAAATCAAAAAGCGATTCACTTTTGGCAATATCTTCCAACTCCACGAGTGTGGCAAAATTTCAGATATTGAATTTGCTGAACTGCTTTGTGAAGAATTGGGTATTACCCTAAGCTTTGAAGATTTTGCGGAAGGCTGGCACTCAATTTTCATCTCACTAAGACCAGAAGTCATTGATATTATGGAACGTCTGCGTGAGCAAGGTCATCGCGTTGTCGTGTTATCTAACACTAACCGCTTGCATCTTGATTATTGGCCAGAACACTACCCTGAAATTGCAGCGTCCTCTGACTTCCTGTATCTATCCCAAGATTTAGGAATGCGTAAGCCAGACCCAGAAATTTTCAAGTATGTTCTGGAATCTGAAGAATTTGAAGCAGCTGATGCGGTGTTCTTTGATGATGTAGAAGAAAACGTAAAAGCAGCTGAAGCACTTGGTATCAAAGGTGTTCATGTCTTGAATAAAGACACCGTTCCTGAATATTTTCGCACTTACGACTTTAGTGCCGAAGTCGAATAATCCAGTTCTTAATAAGGAGTAACGGCGACGTTACTCCTTTTTTTATCGAGTACCCATGATTGCATTAATCCAAAGAGTCACTCACGCGAGTGTGGTTGTTGATGAAAAAACAGTAGGGCAAATTGGCCCTGGCCTTTTAGTTCTGCTCGGTGTTGAAAAAGACGATGATGAGCAGAAAGCAAAACGCCTTTGTGAGAAAGTCCTTGGCTATCGTATTTTTAGCGACGAACAAGGCAAAATGAACCTTAACGTACAACAAGCTGGCGGAAGCTTGTTAGTGGTTTCGCAGTTTACGTTAGCCGCAGATACCAAGAAAGGGATGCGCCCAAGTTTCTCCGGTGGCGCGGAACCGACGAAAGCGGATCAGCTGTATCAATATTTTGTTGAGCAAAGCCGTGCACAAGGCATTGTGACAGAAACGGGTGAATTTGCGGCAGACATGCAAGTTAGCCTGACCAATGATGGACCCGTCACTTTTTGGCTGCAAGTGTAGAAAATCGTTTAAAGGAGGGGGGAGAGATGTACCATCTACGGACACCAAAAGATGAACTTGAATTCGCTGCATACTACCAATTTCGCTGGTCAATGCTGCGAGAACCGTTCAAACAACCCCTTGGCTCTGAAAAAGACGGTTATGATTTAACTGCTCACCACCAAATGGTGGTTGATGAAAAAAATCGTATTTTGGCCATTGGGCGCCTATATATTAATGCCGATAACGAAGGCGCTATTCGCTTTCTCGCCGTTAACCCTGTTATGCAAGGCAAGGGCTTAGGCAAACTGATTATTATGGCGCTTGAAACCATTGCAAGGCGTGAAGGCGTTAAACGCATCGTTTCCAGTGTGCGGGAAGAGGCAGTACCTTTCTTTGCCAAAATGGGCTTTGAACGTCGTGGTGAAGTCACTGGGGAGCTGAAAACCCCTGTTCGGCACTATTTGATGATCAAACCGATTGAAACCCTTGACCAAATTCTTCATCGCCCCGATTGGTGCGGTGAGCTTCAGCAAGCTTGGCACAAGCATATTCCATTGAGCGAAAAGATGGGTGTACGTATCGAACAGTACACTGGAAAGCGCTTTGTGACGACAATGCCAGAAGCTGGCAACCAAAATCCTCATAATACGATTTTCGCTGGAAGCCAGTTTTCTCTCGCCACGTTAACGGGTTGGGGAATGATTTGGTTGCTGCTGCAAGAGCATCAATTAGGCGGAGAAATTGTTCTGGTAGATGCCAATATTCGCTATGCAAAACCCGTTAGTGGACGTCCAACCGCAGTGGCCGATCTCTCACATCTTAGTGGGGATTTAGACCGTCTCGCCCGAGGAAGTAAAGCGCGGGTAAAATTGGAAGTGCATGTGAGCAATGCAGAAAACCAAGTGGGTGCGGTATTTAGCGGTGTATATATGGTGCTGCCAGAAACGAAGAAAGTGAAAAGCGAATAATGTCTTTAGGTGACTGACTATTTTTAGGTTATTCACTGAAAAAGCAGGCAATCCGAAGGGATGAGCCTGCTTTTTATTGCTTATTGATTCACTGCTTTATTGAGTAACCATATCAGGAACATGCCTATCAACAGGGTAGGTATTTTCTGCTGGTACAGTTTGTGATTCTGGCTCGGTTTGAGGTTTTGCTGATGGCTCTACGGTAGCAATGCCAGACGTCACATGACCATCAACTACAGTACGCAGTTGATCGCTTCCTTGAAGTGGCTTAGCGGTTAATTTTCCATTAAGGCTAGATGCCGGAGGCGATGCCAGTAAATTCCCTTGTAATGACGCCTCAAAATCCCCCCACATCTGCGGTGAAAAGCCTGACCAGCCCCACTGGTTTAAATTACCTAAATCAATGTTGGTGCCTGATGCGCGTAATTCAAAAGGTACTTTATTTGGCTCTTGCTGTGCCAGTAAACCGATTTTTGCGATACCACGGTCAACGCTGCCGCTGAGGCTGGCTGCGGTACGCCCATTATTTCCTGCTATTTCTAAAAGAGGACGGCGGATCATCACTTGATTGATGGTACCTGCATCAGCATTGAAGGTAGCTTGTCCCTTCCAAATTCCCCATTGTTTTTGCTTGATGAGGTCAACATAGTGAATGTTGCCGCTTAACGCGGTAAATTCGAAGGGAAACTCAGGTTGAATATTCATCAGCAAAGATTGCGTGACGGTGAAATTATCAATGGCAAATGTGGATAACCACGCAGGTGCGGGTTGAGCAAAGAACGACAGCCAATTATCTGGCAAGGTATACAGAACCCCAGCGAGCGTCCCTTCAGTGAT is part of the Providencia zhijiangensis genome and harbors:
- the glnG gene encoding nitrogen regulation protein NR(I); translation: MQKGKIWVVDDDSSIRWVLERALNSAELNCTCFDSADAVLTALNNDVPDVLLSDIRMPGMDGLALLSQLKQSHPLLPIIIMTAHSDLDAAVNAYQSGAFDYLPKPFDIDETVALVERALNHSREQNSAVSDKPQAPVISSTMIGEAPAMQEVYRIIGRLSRSSISVLINGESGTGKELVAHALHQHSPRANEPFIALNMAAIPKDLIESELFGHEKGAFTGASQVRQGRFEQANRGSLFLDEIGDMPLDVQTRLLRVLAEGQFYRIGGYTPVKVDVRIIAATHQNLEKRVEEGLFREDLFHRLNVIRVQLPPLRERVEDIPRLAHYFLQNTAKELGVESKALHPDSIKILQRYSWSGNVRQLENVCRWLTVMAASQEVLPQDLPSDLFTKQESNKSAKDPASSSISPQDPNLTWFDLLEKWTESALSEGKQDLFNDAMPLLEKTMLNCALKYTHGHKQEAARLLGWGRNTLTRKLKELGIEE
- the glnL gene encoding nitrogen regulation protein NR(II); amino-acid sequence: MKAEHLPVPEHLLDSLINSVLVLNYNLIIHYANHAALQILAQSPRKLYGTPLPLLFNYCSLNDEQMLNSLKTGHSFTENEVTLVLNNHSHMMSLSAQPLSDQFILVELSQLDSQRRLSQELAQNAQQLAARELIRGLAHEIKNPLGGLRGAAQLLSKALPDPQLNEYTQVIIEQADRLRALVDRLLGPQYPGPKTEQSIHHSVENVMRLVGLEKPDNVTLVRDYDPSLPDLEYYPDQVEQVLLNITRNALQALGDTGGTITLRTRTAFQVMLQGERYRLAARIDIEDNGPGIPLAIQDTLFYPMVSGRPDGTGLGLSIARSLVDQHAGKIEFTSWPGHTEFSIYLPIKK
- the glnA gene encoding glutamate--ammonia ligase — protein: MSAKHVLSLIEEHNVRFIDLRFTDTKGKEQHITIPAHQVDEDFFEEGQMFDGSSIGGWKGINESDMVLMPDASTAMLDPFYADNTLIIRCDILEPGTMQGYDRDPRSISKRAEDFLRSSGIADMVLFGPEPEFFVFDDIRFGNSMHSSYYHIDDIEAAWNTGTKYEGGNKGHRPAVKGGYFPVPPVDSSQDLRSAMCTTMEEMGLVVEAHHHEVATAGQNEIATRFNTMTKKADETQIYKYVVHNVAHAYGKTATFMPKPLVGDNGSGMHCHMSLSKGGVNLFAGDKYGGLSEMALYYIGGIIKHARALNAFTNPTTNSYKRLVPGFEAPVMLAYSARNRSASIRIPVVASTKARRIEVRFPDPAANPYLAFAAQLMAGLDGIINKIHPGDAMDKNLYDLPPEEAKEIPTVANSLEEALAELDKNREFLTRGGVFTDDAIDAYIELLRADIQRVRMAPHPLEFEMYYSA
- a CDS encoding PadR family transcriptional regulator; this encodes MRIHQCRHVYASHHDEHQRGHGGCCHNGEHQEHRHGHDHGECCHGEGRHGHGEGRQGRGHGEGCHGEGRHGRGRGEGCHGEGRHGRGHGEGCHGEGRRGRGKGLRRLFDHGDLHIMVLSLVAKKPSYGYEIIKDIQEASNGLYVPSPGVIYPTLTLLEEQGFLESNIVERNRKSFSITPEGTEHLAQNKETEAVISRKLAKARELQQGSNLSEDIEMAVSRFKALLRHKMVLKQLNEEQTHQIAAIINDAVKQIEEVNALLTDSNDE
- the typA gene encoding ribosome-dependent GTPase TypA yields the protein MSIQNLRNIAIIAHVDHGKTTLVGKLLQQSGTFGERETVDERVMDSNDLEKERGITILAKNTAIQWNGYHINIVDTPGHADFGGEVERVMSMVDCVLLVVDAMDGPMPQTRFVTQKAFDHGLRPIVVINKVDRPGARPDWVVDQVFDLFVNLGATDEQLDFPIVYASALNGIAGLDHTDMAEDMTPLYEAIVEHVEPPAVDLDGPFQMQVSQLDYNSYLGVIGIGRIKRGTVKPNQQVTVIDSEGKTRNGKIGKVLTHLGLERIDSQQAEAGDIVALTGLGELNISDTICQVGNVEALPALAVDEPTVSMFYCVNTSPFCGKEGKFVTSRQILDRLNKELVHNVALRVEETQDPDAFRVSGRGELHLSVLIENMRREGFELAVSRPKVIVREIDGRKQEPFEQVTLDVEEQNQGDVMKALGERKGDLRDMMPDGKGRVRLDYIIPSRGLIGFRTEFMTMTSGTGLLYSTFSHYDDVRPGEIGGRQNGVLISNGQGKAVAYALYSLQDRGKLFLGHGAEVYEGQIIGIHSRSNDLTVNCLTGKKLTNMRASGTDEATTLSPPIKMTLEQALEFIDDDELVEVTPLSIRLRKRHLTENDRRRAGRSKED
- the yihX gene encoding glucose-1-phosphatase, translating into MLYIFDMGNVIIDIDFNRVFDKWSELSGTPSSEIKKRFTFGNIFQLHECGKISDIEFAELLCEELGITLSFEDFAEGWHSIFISLRPEVIDIMERLREQGHRVVVLSNTNRLHLDYWPEHYPEIAASSDFLYLSQDLGMRKPDPEIFKYVLESEEFEAADAVFFDDVEENVKAAEALGIKGVHVLNKDTVPEYFRTYDFSAEVE
- the dtd gene encoding D-aminoacyl-tRNA deacylase, which codes for MIALIQRVTHASVVVDEKTVGQIGPGLLVLLGVEKDDDEQKAKRLCEKVLGYRIFSDEQGKMNLNVQQAGGSLLVVSQFTLAADTKKGMRPSFSGGAEPTKADQLYQYFVEQSRAQGIVTETGEFAADMQVSLTNDGPVTFWLQV
- the fabY gene encoding fatty acid biosynthesis protein FabY — encoded protein: MYHLRTPKDELEFAAYYQFRWSMLREPFKQPLGSEKDGYDLTAHHQMVVDEKNRILAIGRLYINADNEGAIRFLAVNPVMQGKGLGKLIIMALETIARREGVKRIVSSVREEAVPFFAKMGFERRGEVTGELKTPVRHYLMIKPIETLDQILHRPDWCGELQQAWHKHIPLSEKMGVRIEQYTGKRFVTTMPEAGNQNPHNTIFAGSQFSLATLTGWGMIWLLLQEHQLGGEIVLVDANIRYAKPVSGRPTAVADLSHLSGDLDRLARGSKARVKLEVHVSNAENQVGAVFSGVYMVLPETKKVKSE